A single region of the Nocardioides aurantiacus genome encodes:
- a CDS encoding HAD family hydrolase: protein MSGRDVRAVLWDMDGTLIDSSAIVPDAFVETVLSLGGPRLTRDEVVAYYDAGAPHVMLGMMLDREPDPVLGERYHATLADVGSGVRVHDGVAEVLAELHGRGVPMGVFTGNSARAASILLEAAGLRGWFDAVVGGDEVERPKPAPDGVLRVAQELGVDPARCVYVGDSPLDVGAARDAGAVPLAAGWGHLFDADRAVTVLATPADLLAHLTTVG from the coding sequence GTGAGCGGACGCGACGTGAGAGCCGTGCTGTGGGACATGGACGGGACGCTGATTGACTCCTCGGCGATCGTGCCGGACGCGTTCGTCGAGACGGTGCTCTCGCTCGGCGGGCCGCGGCTGACCCGCGACGAGGTCGTCGCCTACTACGACGCCGGCGCGCCCCACGTGATGCTCGGGATGATGCTGGACCGCGAGCCCGACCCGGTGCTGGGCGAGCGCTACCACGCCACGCTGGCCGATGTCGGGAGCGGCGTACGCGTGCACGACGGGGTGGCCGAGGTGCTGGCCGAGCTCCACGGGCGCGGCGTGCCGATGGGCGTCTTCACCGGCAACAGCGCGCGGGCCGCGTCGATCCTGCTGGAGGCGGCCGGGCTGCGGGGCTGGTTCGACGCGGTGGTCGGCGGCGACGAGGTGGAGCGGCCCAAGCCCGCCCCCGACGGCGTGCTGCGGGTCGCGCAGGAGCTCGGGGTGGACCCGGCGCGCTGCGTCTACGTCGGTGACTCACCCCTCGACGTCGGCGCCGCCCGTGACGCCGGAGCGGTGCCGCTCGCGGCCGGCTGGGGGCACCTGTTCGACGCCGACCGGGCGGTCACCGTGCTGGCCACCCCGGCCGACCTGCTGGCACACCTGACGACAGTCGGCTGA